GCGGCGTGCGACGGGGTCCAGCGGACCGGCATCATCTGCGCCAATCGCTGGCTGAGCTGCGCTTCCGGTGGTCCGCGAAAGCAGACGAGCGATCCGGCATCGCGAGACACCCAGCGGCGGAGTTGGGCCAGCGCTTCGTCGGTCAAGAAAGCTTCGGCATCGCGCCCGAGCACGATCACCTGATACGCCGCCAACGCCTTCGGATCGGCAAGCCAGTGTCCGCCGTCGTGAACGATCGACCATTGTTCAGCGCGGGTCGCAGAAGGACCGGTCGAGTCGGCGGTGGTTGCGCCGCCTTCCGTCGCGCGGACTTCGGTCGCAAGCGATGTCGGTTTGTCCGCCGTACTCGGCCTGGCGAACGACGCTGTCTTCGCCTCGACAGTGCCTTTCGGCGGCTTGGCCGGCTCCGCCGCCGGAACGGTCGCACTGTCTGCCGCCGGCCGCTGAAATTGCCGCTGCAAGAACCGGCCTTCCGCAAGCCGCACGACGCTCGTCAGTTCGACGGCCGGATCGGAGAGCAGCGTACGGGTGAGAAACTTGGCATCCCAATACGGCTTTCCCTCGAGCAGCAAAATGCGGATCGGTTCGTCGAGCACGCGGAGCACATAGGCCGATGAATTATTGACCGTCGTGGCTTCGCCGGGGAGCGGATCGGCCTGCAGCTCGTAGCGAAAAACGCCGCTCCGCTCGTGCTGCGTTTGAAACTGCACCTCATGCGCTGCTTCTCCGCTCAATCGGACTTCCCGCTCGTCGATGGTTTTGCCATCGGCGACGAGCGACACTTTGGCGATAGCCCCCGCAAAACCCTGGGCCGTGAGCCGGGCACGGATCGGCACTTTCTGCCCCACGAATGCCACGTCTTGCGGCACCTCGGCCTCGATCGCCAAATCGCGCACCGCGGCCTGTCCGCCGAGCGTACGCGTGTAGATGGGCGCCGCAATGGCCTTCGCCTTTTGCGCTGCCTCGAGCACTCGCGATTCTTCGCCGGCGTTGTCGATGCCGTCGCTCAGCAAGAGCAGCGCCTCGCCTTGCGGCCGATCGGGATCGAGGCTCGACGTGATTGCCAGTGCGAGATCGGTGGAATGGCCGGTCGGCTCGGTCGACGTGAGTTGGCCGGCATCGACGGGCTGCACTTGCCCGCTCGCGCCGGAAAAGGTTCGCAGAGCCACGTCGAACCGCTCGCCAAGCTGGCGATCGAGGGCGGTGGCGATCGCGGCGGCCTCGTCGAAGCGGCTGCGGTCGTGCGGCTGATCGCGAGTTTGCATGCTGGCCGAGGCGTCGATCAGCACAACGAGCCGCGGCTTGCCTTCCGGCGGAGGAAGCTGTTCTAGCCACGTCGGATTCAAAAGCAATCCCAACGGCAGCGCCACGGTTATCCCCATCAGCAACGTAGCCGCAATCCATCGGCCGCGCGACAGCCGGCGACGGCTCGACCATGCATACCACGTCAATAATCCCCCGGCCGCGAGCGCCATCGCCAGCCACAGCGACGTCGGGATCAGCGGTTGAAGGACCAGCGTTTTCATCGGATGGCAATCAGCTTTTGGTGTAAGCGTCGGGTGGAAAACAAAAGCCGTCAGGCTCACCGTCAGACGCGAAAGATTCGCAAGAAGACCAATTCGGATAGCAGGCAACCAACGCACGCCACGGCGAGCCACGTCCACGCATCGTCGGCAGAATGGCCGGCGGCGTCGGCCGTGCGGAAATCGACGTTTCGCCCGCCCGCCAGCCGCGTCTTGAGAACCGACGGGTCGAGCGGCCGCAAATCGCTTTCCTCTGCAGGAATTTCGCTGGCAAACATGAACACCGGCTCGCCTTGCCGCCGCGCTTCGTACACGCCCGGCGACCCAACGGCGGCGGCTCGCCACATCACGCCGGCCCCTTCGTCCGTCAATTTCCCAACCGTCGCCAAACCGGCCGCCGGACTTATCGCCGTGCTTTCGGCGCCGGCTGTGGCCACGGCGGATCCGGCTGTCGAATCGCGGCGATCCAGCGACAATTCGGCGGCTAGCCCTGCCTGCGGCGGCAGATAAATCGCGAGCGGTTCGCCGCAGTATTGCGGAGCGACCCGATCGTTGCGGTTCGTGAGCCGATCGACAAGTTCCGTCAGCATCGGAACGAACGCGCTGGAGCCGATCAGATTCGAGTCGCCCAAATCGGCGTTGAAGACGGCCATCGAGCCGGCCGACGTCTGGCTCAACACCAGTGCGGCCGAACGATCGTTGAAGCTGGCCAACAATTCATCGGGGGGCGCCGCTTCCAGCCGCCGGCTCGCAAGGCCGCCGGAGAACCGCAACGGCGAAATCGTTTTTTTCAGTGTGTCGCCGAATACGGAAAACGGCGATTCGTCGCGCCGCACGTCGGAGAGGAACAAGTCGCGCCGCGGACGACTGGCCGACGCGGGCATGAATTCGACCGGCAATTGCAAACCGCCGCCGGAATCGCTGACCAGCTGTTTCAAGTTCAAAGCGTCAACCGCTTCGGCGGCAAAATACAAGATGCCACGCCCTCGCTCGACCAATCCCCACAGCCGGCGCAGCGCTTGATCGCTGAGCTTGCCGGGATGGTCGAGTACGATAAGGTCGCTCGCCGCCACGGCCTGATCGTCGATCTGCCCCGGATCGAAACGTGCCAACAGGGTTTCTTCCGCCGGGCGGTGGGATTCCGCCTGCCGAGCCGCGAACGGAGCCAAGGCCCGCTCGAGATAGAAGCTCGAGTTGTCGGTGCGCGAGGCAATTTCTCGGCTCACCAGTGCATAGCGCGGCGCGGGGCGCACTTCGAGGGCGAAACGGCGCACGTCGTCATCCTTCAGCGCGTCGTCGTTGTCCAGCAGCCGCGCGTGCCCGGCACGCCATCCCGGGCGCGCGAACGTGACTTCCTGGCTCAGCGTAATGGATTGGTTTGCCTCGCAAATTCCGGCGAGCTGATACGCGGCCGCATCCGCTTCGCTATCGGTTCCCTCGATCTCGAGCGCGACGCGCAGCTTCCGCGAAGCGGGCGAATAATTGCCAACCTCCACTTCGATTCGGCCGGGGCGGCCTTGCACGATCTGCTCGGGCGCGGAAACCCGCAGCACGGCCAAGTTGGCCGGCGGCTCGGCGGGCGCTACCGATTCCAATTCGATTCGCGTATCTTGCGGGATGGCGGAGAAATCGGCCGATTCCCAACTCGTTCGCTGAAAATCGCTGACGACCACCAGTTCGCGGCGCACCGAGGCGGCGCTGGCCGCGAGCATCTCGCCTGCTCGGCGCAGGGCGGTCGCGAGGTTCAGCCGCTGCGGCAACGGGCCGCTGCCCGCCAACTCGTCATGCATCGCCTGAAAATTGGTCGATAATCCGTCGAACAAACGATGCGGCTCCGCGCCTGCAAGCAGCAGATTCACATGCAAGCCCGGGCGAAACGCCAAATAATCGGCGGCCTTCGCTCGCGCCCGTTCATATGCCGCCGTTCCCTGGCTGATCGCGGCCATGCTCTGGCTCGTGTCGACAAGCACGACGCGGGCCGTATCCCCCGGCGACTCGGCATCGACCAACGGCCGATCCGACCAGAGCGGGCGAGCCATCGCCGCCGCCAGCAACAAAATCGCGGCCGTTCGCGCGGCGAGAATCAAAAAGTCGCGCAATCGATGACGGGCCTTTCGCTGCTCGACCGCTTCGCGAACGAAACGCAATGTCGAAAGCGGATAACGCTTTGGCCGCGGCCGGGTAAGCCAATGCACGGCCAACGGGATCGCGATCGCGCCCGCCGCCGCGTAAAGAGGCCAAAGGTGGATGAAGTTCATGCGACCCCTGTTTGCCTTTCAACCTTGCCGCTGGGCGCCCTGCCCGCGGCCTTGAAGCCGGCATGTGCGCCGCTCAGGAAGCATGCCCACGCACAGCCGCGGGCGTGGCGCCCATCGATCGATTACCGCAATTGAATGGAAGTTGCATAAGCTTCGATTGAACGCTCGGAATTAACCCTGCCGCGATACCAAGAAACTTCGCACCACTTGCAAATATGGCATTGCGGTCGACAGCAGCCGGTAATCACAATCGCCGGCCAGCGCCTGGGAGCGAACCATGGCGAGGTGCGCCGCAAATCGCTTCTCGTATTCCGCGCGAATTTCCCCCGGCGAGCAGGACAGGCCGCCGTCGTCTTCCAATCCCTCGAAACGAAACGCGACTCCCTCGGGCAACCGCTCCTCGTCGGGATGAACCAGGTGCCAGATCTGCACTCGCCAACCGCTCCGGCGAAATAGCCGCAAGGCGGCGAACGTGTCGTCCAAATCGTCCATCAAGAAATCGCTTTCGACGATCAACACGCCGCGGCGCGTGGATTGTTCGAACAGCTCGCGCAGCGCCGCCGCCATTCGCCGCGAGGGAGCGGTCATCAATTCTTCCACCGCTGCATGCAGTCGGGCTACCTGCGCGGTCGTCGAGCCGAGGGCCAAATGTTCGATAAGCCGCTCGCCCAAAATTGCCAGCGCCACCTGATCCTGCCCGTGCGCGATCAAATAGCTGAGCGCGGTGGTGAGATATTTTGCATAATCGATCTTCGACATCCGATTGGCGCCGGCGAAGCGCATCGAACCGCTCGAATCGAGCGCGAAAGTGCAGCACAGATTCGTTTCATCTTGATACAAGCGGATATAAGCCCGGCCGCTGCGACCGAGCACTTTCCAATCCAGGCGGCGGAGGTCTTCGCCGTCGCTGTATTCGCGATAATCGACGAATTCGCCGGCCCCGCCGAGTTGCCGCGACGGATAGCGGCCGCTGTAGGGACCCTCGGTGCGATGGCGGGCGGCCAGCCGCATGTTGGCCAGCGACGCAAGAGCGCGCAGATCGAGGAAGCGGCTCGTGCCGGTGGAGGTCGGGCTCATCAAGCGTTCTCCGCCAACAATCGCTCGACGATCTGCCGCGTGTCGACGCTGTCGCCAACGGCTCGATGGTTCGGAATGATTCGATGTCGCAACACCGGCAGCGCCACCGCGCGCACGTCTTCGACCGTGGGAGCCGTTCGGCCCATCAACAGGGCCCGCGCTTTGGCGGCGAGCACCAGATTTTGCGAACCGCGCGGGCCGGCCCCCCAACGGACATATTCGGTGATGAATTTTCCGGCCCGGCGATCGGCCGGCCGGCTGGCGCGGCAAAGCGTCACGGCGGCGGATGCGGTCGTCCGCGGCACCGGCGCGGCCTGCACCAGATCGCGCAGTTGCAGGAAGGCGGCCCGATCGAGCGTCGCCTCGGGAAGCGGCGTTGCCCGGCCGGTGGTTTTCATCACGATCTCTTCTTCCTGGTCCGGCGTTGGGTAATCCAAGCGGATTTCCATCATGAAACGGTCGAGCTGCGCTTCGGGGAGCGGATAGGTCCCTTCCTGCTCGATGGGGTTCTGCGTCGCCACGACGAGGAACGGCGGCTCGAGCGGATACGTGCGGCCGCCCACGGTAACGTGCTGCTCGGCCATCGCCTCCAACAGCGCCGATTGCGTCTTCGGCGCGGCACGGTTGATCTCGTCGGCCAGCACAAGGTTCGCAAACACCGGGCCGTGGCGAAACACCATCGACGTCGACCCGTTGCCGTCCATGCCGTCGCGCGATAACAGTTCATAGCCGGTGATATCCGAGGGCATCAGGTCGGGAGTGAATTGCACCCGAGAGAATTTCCAAGAGAAGCAGCCGGCGAGCGCCTTCACCATCAACGTCTTCGCCAGCCCGGGCACGCCGACCAAAAGGGCGTGCGAACCGGTGAGCGCGCAAATCAAAAGCAGGTCGATCGTCGCATCCTGGCCGAAGATGACTTGATGCAGGCTTTCGCGCAAGAGCTTCAGCCGCTGCGCAAAAACATCCAGTTCACGAGTAGCAACGTCCGATTCTGCGAGCGTACTCAAGGGGCACCTACCATACGGGAAATGACGAATTCCGAATGACGAATGTCGAAAGATGAATGTCGCTCGCCACGCAAGGCGAATGCCTTTGCGGCATCGACGATGCTGATTCTATCCGTCTGAAATTGCGGCTGCAAACAATTGGAGAGTGATTTTCCACAATTGCTGTCGTGCCCTTGCTTGCAAAAGAGCGAACGCGAAGGCTAAGCTACAACGGCCGAAGCGGCCATTCGGCGGCGGTGGAGTCCGCCATCAACCGCTCGCCATGCGAGCCAATGACTCCTGACGGGCCGATGGTCCGCGAGGGACATTGCGCAGCCGTCGGGCGACATTGCTCGGCACATGGCGTGCATAAAACCTTGGCGGCCTCGACGGTCGACCGGGTTTTTTTCGTTTCGGAGCCGCCATGAAGACATGCATCGATTTTTTGGCGATCGGCGCCGCGGGATTTCTCGGCGCGATGGTTCGCTATCTGGTCGCGTTGCTCTCCGTTTGGGCATTCGGCGTCAGCTACGGCTTCGTCGGCACGATGATTATCAATATCACCGGGAGCTTGTTTCTCGGCTGGTTTGTCGTCGTGACCGAGGCGCGGATCGTGTTGCCGGGAGCGCTGAAGCTGGCGATCGGAGTGGGCTTCGTTGGCGCGTACACGACATTTTCGACCTTTTGCGTCGATTCGATGCGCCTGATGGAAGGCGCCGCGTACAATAAATTTGCCGTCAATGTTCTCGGCAGCGTGCTGATCGGGCTCATTGCCGCGCGGTTGGGAATGCGTTTGGCCGGCCGCTAAGGCTCGGGCCGAAAAATGGCTTTCGCCTTTTGAACCCCTCACCCTGCCTCTTCCGCGAGCGCGAAACCTCAAGCGCGATTCCAACTCGAGACGGCGATAAGGCTCGCTTGCGGTTTCGCGCGTCGGCTGGCCCGGGGGTTAAGATTCACTATGAGCATTCACGGCGAACAAGTCTTGATGCGCGTCTATCTCGACAGCGCCGATCGGCCGCCGCACAGCCCGACGTTCGAAGAACTCGTTCGCGCCGGCCGCAAATTCGGCCTGGCCGGCGTCACCGTGCTGCGTGGCATGTTGGGCTTCGGATCGAAGGGAACCATCGGCCAATCGAAATGGTCGCTGGTCGAGCATGTGCCGGTGATTCTCGAAGTGGTCGATTCCGCGGAACGGGTGCAAGCATTCATCGACGGGCCCGCAGAACTGGTTATGCGGCGGGGCATGATCACGCTCGAACGTGCCAACGTGATGATGTATCGCCATCGCGGACAAGACAAGCCGAACCATTTTCATCTCGGCGCGCTTTTGGATCCGCTTTCGACCGTGCCGCGAATTTCGCCGAGGGGATCTATGCAAACAAACGAAACTGGCGTGCTGCTGCGAGTGTTTGTCGGCGATTCCGACCGCTACGAAGGCAAGCCGCTCTACGAGGCAATCGTGCAAAAGGCCCGCGACGTTGGACTGGCCGGGGCGACGGTGCTCCGCGGTTGCGAAGGATTCGGGGCCAACAGCATCGTCCACACCTCGACGGTGCTTGGGATGTCGACCGATTTACCGATCATCGTCGAGATTGTCGATGAAGAGCAGAAGATCAAGCTCCTGCTTCCGCACCTGGAAACGATGGTTCAAGAAGGCATGATCACCATGGAACACGTGGTGATCTTGTTCTATCGTCACAGCCCCGGCTGATGGATCGTCGGACTGGAAGGCGCGTTACTTCGCCGTCCCTCGCTAACGCTTCGGGCTAGCGTGCGCCAGCCCGAAGCGTTAGCGAGAAACACGAAAACGCCCTCAGGCTGGAAAGCTTGACCTACGAGAATGGAAAAAACATGGATTTGCAACTTCAGGGTAAAACGGCGTTGATCACCGGCTCGACCGCGGGCATCGGCTTGGCCATCGCATCGCGCTTGGCCATGGAAGGGGCGAACGTGGTCGTCAATGGTCGAACGGCCAAGCGAGTCGATCAAGCGATCGAGCGGATTCGGCAAGCGGCGCAACCCGCAGCCGGAGCGAAGCTGTCCGGCGTCGATGCAGATGTCAGCTCGGCCGCGGGCGTTGCCAAGTTGATCGCTGCCGTGCAGACGGTCGATATTCTGGTGAACAACGCCGGCATTTTCGAGCCGAAGCCGTTCGAAGAAATTTCCGACGACGAGTGGCTTCGGTTTTTTGAGACGAACGTGATGAGCGGCATTCGTCTGAGCCGGCATTATTTTCCCGAAATGCTGAAGCAAAATTGGGGACGGGTCGTGTTCATCGCCAGCGAATCGGCTCTGCAAATTCCCGCCGAAATGATCCACTATGGGATGACGAAGACGGCCCAATTGGCCGTCGCTCGCGGTTTGGCCGAGCTGACGGCGGGCAGCGACGTGACAGTGAATTCCGTGCTGCCGGGTCCGACGGCCTCGGAAGGCGTGACAACTTTCGTCGAACGGTTGGCCTCGAAGCAGGGCGAATCGAAAGAGGATTTCGAGAAAGATTTCTTCAAGACCGCCCGGCCATCGTCGTTGCTCAAGCGATTCGAGCGGCCGGAGGAAATTGCCAATCTCGTGGCGTATGTTTGCAGCCCGTTGGCGTCCGCCACAAACGGCGCCGCCCTCCGAGCCGACGGCGGTGTGGTGAAATCGATCGCATAGTGGGGATCGGGGGGTCGGACACATTTTTCGGCTTCGCACCCGGCGGCGGTTCGGACCTGGATTGGGCGGAAAAATGAGCCAGATCCCGAGTTCCGCTTCGCCGGCTGCTTGCTATCATGGCATGCGTTCTGAACGCAATCGCAACGCATTTGCTTGAATCTCGCATATGTGGAAACCACTCTCCGCCATCGATCGCCGTGTCGCCGGCGTTCTGGTCGAAAAGGCCAAGACGACCCCCGAGCAATATCCGCTGACGGTGAACGCGATCGTCACCGGCGCGAACCAGAAGAGCAACCGCTATCCGCAGATGGAGTTGGATGCCGACGACGTGGCCGAATCGCTCGATCGGCTTCGCTCTTTGGGAGCGGTGACCGAAGTGCAGGGGAACGGGCGGACGCTGAAATACCGTCACATGATGTATGAATGGCTCGGCGTCGAGAAGGTGGAACTGAGCGTCATGGCCGAACTGCTGTTGCGCGGCGCGCAAACCGAAGGCGAACTTCGCGGCCGCGCTGCCCGCATGGATCCGATCGCCGATCTTGCCGCCTTGCGGCCGATCCTCAATGCACTTACGGCGAAGGGGCTGATTCAATCGCTGACGCCGCAAGGCCGCGGCCATGTGTTGACCCACGCGTTATATCAGCCGCAGGAGTCGGAAAAATTGCGCAGAGATTTTGCCGGACACACGGCGGCTGCGAGCCAATCGGGAGAGCCTGTCGTAATTCGTCCCACGGCCCATGACGCTGCCGCGGCACCGTCTCCGGCAGACACTCCGCGTGCGCCCACGCAAGGCGGGCCGATCGAACGACCAGCGGCGACACATCCGGCGGCCGCGGTCGCCGAGGCGGCGGAAGCCGTCGGGCGGGAAATCGCGGCATTGCGCGCCGAAGTCGCCCAACTGCGCCGCGATCTCGAAGAACTCGCCGAACGCCAACGACGCAACGAAGACGATCTTCACGAAATGAAAAACGCTCTCGGCGGATAAGTAAACTCGCCGGACGATCCCGCCGCACTATTGCGGCGATGCCTCATTTCGTTCGGGCGTTTCAAGCTTCTCGGTAACGCGCAGCTTGCCGACGACCAGCTCATCGATTTCCAGCCGTCCGACTCGAGCTTTGCCGATCGCAAGCCGCCCGACGGCCATCGCGCCGATCGCAAATGCGCCGGTTGCCACCGCGCCAACGGCAAAGGCTCCCACGGCCAGCGCTCCCACCGCTTGAGCGCCGATTGCCAGCCGCTTGATGCGCCCGACGCGGGGTAGTTCGGCGACGGCGGATCGATGAAGTCTTCTTGCGCGTAACATGCGGAGCCTCCGGGGTCGAGCGGTGGGAGAGGGAAACGGTTTATTAGGTGTTCGTCTGTCAGCGGGCGTTCCTCGCTAACGCTTCGGGCTAGTGTGCATCGTAACGCGAGAGGGAGCAATCTTCGCCACTATGCGATCAACACTGCGGAGCGGGCCAAGTCGCTGAGGGCCGCGTCCAAGCGGGACGCGACTTGGTCTTGCAGCCCGGCAGCAAGCCAACTCGGGCTTTGCGACGCCGGCCGAAGC
Above is a window of Pirellulales bacterium DNA encoding:
- a CDS encoding BatA domain-containing protein, which codes for MNFIHLWPLYAAAGAIAIPLAVHWLTRPRPKRYPLSTLRFVREAVEQRKARHRLRDFLILAARTAAILLLAAAMARPLWSDRPLVDAESPGDTARVVLVDTSQSMAAISQGTAAYERARAKAADYLAFRPGLHVNLLLAGAEPHRLFDGLSTNFQAMHDELAGSGPLPQRLNLATALRRAGEMLAASAASVRRELVVVSDFQRTSWESADFSAIPQDTRIELESVAPAEPPANLAVLRVSAPEQIVQGRPGRIEVEVGNYSPASRKLRVALEIEGTDSEADAAAYQLAGICEANQSITLSQEVTFARPGWRAGHARLLDNDDALKDDDVRRFALEVRPAPRYALVSREIASRTDNSSFYLERALAPFAARQAESHRPAEETLLARFDPGQIDDQAVAASDLIVLDHPGKLSDQALRRLWGLVERGRGILYFAAEAVDALNLKQLVSDSGGGLQLPVEFMPASASRPRRDLFLSDVRRDESPFSVFGDTLKKTISPLRFSGGLASRRLEAAPPDELLASFNDRSAALVLSQTSAGSMAVFNADLGDSNLIGSSAFVPMLTELVDRLTNRNDRVAPQYCGEPLAIYLPPQAGLAAELSLDRRDSTAGSAVATAGAESTAISPAAGLATVGKLTDEGAGVMWRAAAVGSPGVYEARRQGEPVFMFASEIPAEESDLRPLDPSVLKTRLAGGRNVDFRTADAAGHSADDAWTWLAVACVGCLLSELVFLRIFRV
- a CDS encoding DUF58 domain-containing protein; its protein translation is MSPTSTGTSRFLDLRALASLANMRLAARHRTEGPYSGRYPSRQLGGAGEFVDYREYSDGEDLRRLDWKVLGRSGRAYIRLYQDETNLCCTFALDSSGSMRFAGANRMSKIDYAKYLTTALSYLIAHGQDQVALAILGERLIEHLALGSTTAQVARLHAAVEELMTAPSRRMAAALRELFEQSTRRGVLIVESDFLMDDLDDTFAALRLFRRSGWRVQIWHLVHPDEERLPEGVAFRFEGLEDDGGLSCSPGEIRAEYEKRFAAHLAMVRSQALAGDCDYRLLSTAMPYLQVVRSFLVSRQG
- a CDS encoding MoxR family ATPase, translating into MSTLAESDVATRELDVFAQRLKLLRESLHQVIFGQDATIDLLLICALTGSHALLVGVPGLAKTLMVKALAGCFSWKFSRVQFTPDLMPSDITGYELLSRDGMDGNGSTSMVFRHGPVFANLVLADEINRAAPKTQSALLEAMAEQHVTVGGRTYPLEPPFLVVATQNPIEQEGTYPLPEAQLDRFMMEIRLDYPTPDQEEEIVMKTTGRATPLPEATLDRAAFLQLRDLVQAAPVPRTTASAAVTLCRASRPADRRAGKFITEYVRWGAGPRGSQNLVLAAKARALLMGRTAPTVEDVRAVALPVLRHRIIPNHRAVGDSVDTRQIVERLLAENA
- a CDS encoding CrcB family protein, with translation MKTCIDFLAIGAAGFLGAMVRYLVALLSVWAFGVSYGFVGTMIINITGSLFLGWFVVVTEARIVLPGALKLAIGVGFVGAYTTFSTFCVDSMRLMEGAAYNKFAVNVLGSVLIGLIAARLGMRLAGR
- a CDS encoding DUF190 domain-containing protein; protein product: MSIHGEQVLMRVYLDSADRPPHSPTFEELVRAGRKFGLAGVTVLRGMLGFGSKGTIGQSKWSLVEHVPVILEVVDSAERVQAFIDGPAELVMRRGMITLERANVMMYRHRGQDKPNHFHLGALLDPLSTVPRISPRGSMQTNETGVLLRVFVGDSDRYEGKPLYEAIVQKARDVGLAGATVLRGCEGFGANSIVHTSTVLGMSTDLPIIVEIVDEEQKIKLLLPHLETMVQEGMITMEHVVILFYRHSPG
- a CDS encoding SDR family NAD(P)-dependent oxidoreductase — translated: MDLQLQGKTALITGSTAGIGLAIASRLAMEGANVVVNGRTAKRVDQAIERIRQAAQPAAGAKLSGVDADVSSAAGVAKLIAAVQTVDILVNNAGIFEPKPFEEISDDEWLRFFETNVMSGIRLSRHYFPEMLKQNWGRVVFIASESALQIPAEMIHYGMTKTAQLAVARGLAELTAGSDVTVNSVLPGPTASEGVTTFVERLASKQGESKEDFEKDFFKTARPSSLLKRFERPEEIANLVAYVCSPLASATNGAALRADGGVVKSIA
- a CDS encoding DUF480 domain-containing protein, whose product is MWKPLSAIDRRVAGVLVEKAKTTPEQYPLTVNAIVTGANQKSNRYPQMELDADDVAESLDRLRSLGAVTEVQGNGRTLKYRHMMYEWLGVEKVELSVMAELLLRGAQTEGELRGRAARMDPIADLAALRPILNALTAKGLIQSLTPQGRGHVLTHALYQPQESEKLRRDFAGHTAAASQSGEPVVIRPTAHDAAAAPSPADTPRAPTQGGPIERPAATHPAAAVAEAAEAVGREIAALRAEVAQLRRDLEELAERQRRNEDDLHEMKNALGG